The segment GATCGCCATCAGCGCTCGGAGCGAGAACGGTTTCACGGGAGTCCTCTCCGGGCTGTCAGTTGGTGTAGACGGCGGGGGCGCCGCTGACACTGCTGTCGACCACGGGGGCGTAGGTGGCCGAGAAATAGCCGTTGCCCGCGCACAGCAGCGAGCCGGAGACCTTGGTGAACGCCTGGTTGGTGAAGGTCAGGCTGTTGGCACTGTTGGAGCTCACCGCGGCGAGGCTGGGTGCCTGGTAGACGCAGGTGATGGAGCCCAGCAGGGTGGAGAGCACCACCGTGGTCTGGATCGTGCCGCCCGAGGCCGGATTCACCGTGACGGTGCCGCCGGAGGCGGCGGTGGTCGTGTAGGGCAGACCGTTGACGGTGATGCTCCGAACCCCGGTGACGCCGAGGACGTTGCTGGTGCAGCCGCTGAAGGTCTGGGAGGTCGCGGACTCGGTGGCGGTGCCCGGGGCGGCGGGGTTGTCCGTCACCGTGGCGGACAGCGCCGAGCCGGTGCAGGTGATGCCGGAGGTGCCGTTGCTGCTGGTGGCGATGGTGGCTTTGGTGCCGCCGGCCAGCGAGGCGGTCAGTACGTCGCCGACGGAGACGGCGTTGCCGGCGGCGCTGCCGTAGGTGAGCACGGCGTCGTCCGCCCAGGCGGCGGAGGCCGGGAGGAGTGCCACGGCCGTCAGGGCGGCCGTGGCGGCGAGAGCGGAGGCGGTGTATCTGCGCATGCGGGGTCCTCTGGTACGGATGCGGGTGCGAGGACGGGTCGCTGCCGCCCGGCTCCGGGTGAAAGCAGCGATCCGCGCAGGGTGGTTCTTGACTGCGGGAACCACCGGACCTGTGCACGTTTCTGACCGGGCGTCAGATACGCGGGTGCCCTGGTCGGCGTTGCGTCCGAATATCGAGAGCGGCCGCCCGACCAGCGGGATGTCCCAAAGCTAGGCCGCCACGCGACAACGGTGTTAGCGCACGGAATGACAAAGCCGCGCCCGGTTTTCCTCGATACTCAACAGGTGAGCGACGGGCGGACAGGCCCTAGGCGGAGGTCGAAGGGCGGACGGATTCCGGCACCGGCCGGGGATGTTCGCGGGGCGGCCCGGAGAACACGTCGGCCCGCAGGGCCAGTTCCAGCTCGAAACGGGTCTCCGAATCCCGCAGGGCCTCGCCGAACAGTTTCTCCAGCTGGCGCATCCGGTACCGCACGGTCTGCGGATGGACGTGCAGCCGCAGAGCGGTGTCCCCGACGCTGCTCTCGCTCTGCAACCACGCGAGCAGCGTCTCCGCCAGCCGGTCGCGCTGGGGCACCGGAATTCCGGCCAGCGGCGCGAGAACCCGGTACGACAGCGCCCGGACCAGCGGTTCGTCCGCGTAGAGGATCAGCGTCGAGACGTGGTCGGCGCACCGGATCACGCCCTCGCCGGGCAGAATGCCGCGCCGCATGAGCGACAGGGCGCGGGCCGCCCAGCGCAGCGAGTCCGCGATCTGGCCGAGCGGGACCGTCGGCCCGACCGCGGCGGGCCGGCCCTGCAACGCGGGGGCGAGAACGCGGCCGTGCGAGGGGCCGGGGGCATCCGGGTCCGGGATGACCAGGCGGGCCGGGTGGGCCGTCATGTCGGCCAGCACGCCGGCGGGCAGCAGCAGCCGTTCGTCCTCTTCCCGCTCGGGCCCGCCCACGGCGATGACCGCGACCCGCTGCGGCACCGGCCAGCGCGCGCTGCGGGCGAGATCCTCGACGGCTTCCGCCGAGGACGGCGGATCGGCGAACAGCAGGTCCAGGAGACGCTTGCGGCGCCGTTGTAACTCCCCTGTGCTGCGTAACCGGTCCTCGGTGTGGCCTTCGGTGGCCGCCTGCATGATCTCGTGCATGTGCGTGAACGCCGCGTCCGCCAGCGCGGCCACCTCGCCGGAGTCGAGCTTCAGTTCGTCGGCGGCCTCCATCATGCGCCGCCAGGCGGCCCGGCCGCCGAGCCGGAGCGCGGCCTGCAGCACTTCGAGGCCGCGCCCTTCGACGGATTCGCCGCGCCCGATCACCTGGTAGGTGTGGACGACGTGCTCCCGGTCCCGGCCGGCGTCGGCGATGCGGTCCACGAAGAGGGTCAGCGCCTGTTTGACTCCGGCTCTGATGGTCCGCACGTACGCGTCGTCGGCGGGCCGTGCGTACTCGGGCACCTGAAGCTGCACCTCGCGCTCCACTTCGACGGCGATCCCGTCGAGATGCGGGCGCAGGAAGTCGGCCAGCCGGTGGGGGACGACGGCGAAAGGATCCATGCTGCTTGCTCCTACCGCTCGGTCAAGGCGGCACAACCGACGACGATATCCCCCGTCGGACTCTGCTCACCTGTCCTCGCGTTACAAGGCGCAGCCTGGGTGTTGTCCGTACGTGACAAACCCGTTCGGGTCAGACCTGCAGACCGAGCGCTCCGGCGAGCACCGGCCACGAGGCGGTGAACTCCCGCTGCCAGTCGCTCCATTGGTGCCCGCCGCCCTGATAGAGGTGCTGGGTGGCCGGGATGCCCAGCTGGCCGAGGGCGGTGACGAAGCTCTGCGTGGAGGGTGCCACCAGGCTTTCCAGAACCCCGGGCAGCAGAGCTCCGATGCCGCCGCTGATGACCTGCGCGAGCGCGATGATGGTGGCGAGCCCGCCGGTGAGGCTGCCGCTGCCGACGGAGATGTAGAGCGCGGTGCCGCGCAGGGCGCTCGCGCGTGCCAGGGGGTTGAAGTCCTGCCAGGTGGCGGAGTCGAGCGTCGGCTCACCCCATAGCGAAAGGGGATTGAGGCTCTCCCGTCCCACGATCGCCTCGACGATCATCGGCATGTTCGTCGCGGTGGTGTCGGGGATTCCGCTGTACGAGGCCGCGGCCACGAATGTTCCGGGGTGGCGGGCGGCGTGCGCCATGGCGCCGTATCCGCCGGTCGAAACCCCGGCGACGGCCTGGACGGCCGAGGCCCGGTAGCCGGCGCGCAGGACCGCCGGGACCTCCTGGAGCTGGAAGGTCTCGTAGTCGGGGCCGGTCTTCCAGCGTGTGGGGATGCCGGTGGGTCCCGCGTCCGGCATGGCGACGATCAGGTCGCGGTTCGCGGTGAACGCCTCGATGTCGGTCTCACGGGTCCATGAGTTGTAGTCGTCGTGCGCGCCGTGCAGGAGATGGAGCACCGGCCAGGTGCGGTCGGGCCGGGCGGCGTAGGAGGTCGGCAGGATGATCCGTACGGGCGCGGTGCGGCCCAACGCGGCGGAGGGGATGCCGAGGTCGTAGGTGCGGGGCCCCAGTTGGGTGACGGTGACGTCGGCGGCCCAGGCTCTGCGGGCGCCGGTGAGCGCGCCCGCGAGGCCGAGGGCGGCGGCCTTGGCCAGGGTGCGGCGGGACGGACGGAGGTGGGGAACGGACGGACGGTCGGGCATGGCGGGCGGCTCCTTGTGAGGTGATGCCGGGGAGCGGGGCGTTCAGCCGAGCGCCCGGTTCAGGTGGTCGGCGATGGCCTGGGCGTGCGGCGGGTCGAGCAGCGACAGGTGGTGTCCGGGGATGCGCACGATCTCCAGGTCCGGGCACAGCTCGTCCCAGCCGAGGGCGTCGTCCTCGCGCTCGTAGGCCGGGTCGCGCACCGTGTGCGGCGCGGGCTCGGTGGCGCGGTAGAGGATCACCCGGCCGTCGTAAGGGCGGGGGGTGTGCGCCTCGCCGGTCCGCAGGTCCAGGTACGAGGCGCGCTGGTGCTCCAGCGCGGCGGGCGGGATGTCGGCGACCGCGCGCAGGGCCTCCAGCACCAGGTCGATGCGGGCCCGGTCGTCGAGCCCGGCGAGTTCCCGGTACGGCAGGTCCAGCCGCGCGCCATAGGTGCGGGACACGTACGTCGCGAAGCCTTCGAAGTGCGCCCGCGCAACATCCCATGCGGTCCGCCCGGGCGGGCGGGCCAGCGGGCGTACGGCGTCGATGAGCACCACCGCGTCCGGGGGTGCGAACTCGGCGGCGAGCAGCCGGGCGGTCTCCTGGGCCACGAACCCGCCGAAGGACCATCCGCCGATCCGGTAGCGGCCGTCGGGCCACGCTTTGCGGATCGCCTCGGCGCACATTCGGGCCTTCGCGGCGACGGTGTCCGCCTCCTCGGCACGGTCCAGCCCGTACACCGGCAGCCCCGGCGCCAGCAGCCCGGCCAGCGGCCGGTAGACGTCCGGGGTGCCGCCGGCGGCGTGTGCCAGGACCAGCGGCGGGCGGTCACCGGCCGGGCGCAGCGCGCGCAGGGGGTACGGCATACGTTCCCGCCGGTCACGGTGCGGGGCGCGGGTGATCGCGTCGGCGGCGGCTTGGACGGTGCCGGCCAGCAGCAGGTCCCGAAGTGCCGGCGCGACGCCGAACTCGCGCTCGGCGGCGGTGCGCAGGCGGGCCGCCATGAGGGAGTCGAGGCCGAGGTCGGTGAGCGGGGTGTCGGGGGTGAGCTGCTCCGGGAGGTGGCCGCTGACGGCGGCGATGTGGCGGATGAGCCGTTCGGTGACCGTACCGGCACCGGTCCCTGGATCCGGCGGCGGTACGGAATCGGGCACCGGGTCCGGCGGGCCGCTGTGTGCGTCCGTCCACCAGTGGCGGGTGTGACGCCAGGCCGGGAGGGGGACGTCGACGACCTCGCCGTGCGGGTGGAGGAGGCGGGCCGGAAGGGGGTGGCCCGCGGCGTGGAGGGCGGCCAGCTGGCTGCGGAAGGTGAGGGCGGCGGCGTTGCCTCTGCGCAGCGTGGGCAGGTGGAGGGCGTCGGGCAGGGTCTCGGCGAGGGGGTGCAGAAGCACCGGGTGCGGGGAGATCTCGATGAAGACGGTGTGCCCGTCCGCCGCGGCGGCGGCGAGCGCACCGGCGAGCCGGACCGGGCGGCGCAGATTCGCCGTCCAGTGCGCGGCGTCGAAGGCGCAGGTGTGGGTGGGGTCGTCGTGGACGGTGGAGTAGACGCGGACGGCGCCGCCGGTCCGGCCCCGGATGCCGCTGAGGCGGGCGGTCAGTTCGGGCAGCAGCGGTTCGACCTGGGGCGAGTGCCCGGCGCCCTGGACGTGCATGGTGCGGGCTGTGCGGCCGTGGGCGGCGAAGTGTTCGACGAGCAGGGCGACGGCCGACGCCTCACCGGTTACGATCTTCTGCCCGGGCGATGAGTGCACGGCGAGGTGCACGCCCGGAAATCGCCGGTCGAGGTCGCCGAGTTCGTCGTCGGTCAGGTCGACGACCGCCATCGACCCGCCGCGCAGCGTGGCGAGCAGCCGGGACCGCACCGCGATGACGCGGGCGCCGTCGGCGGGGTCGAGCGCCCCTGCGACGACGGCCGCCGCCACCTCGCCCATGGAGTGGCCGATGACAGCGGCGGGTTCGACGCCGTAGGAGCGCCAGAGTTCGGCCAGCGCCACCTGGGTGCCGTAGAGGAGGGGCTGGGCGGTCTCCACATCTCGCAGGTCGTCGTCGGTGCAGGCAGCGAGCAGTTCGTACAGGGAGATGCCGCACCCGGCCGCGAGCACCGGTTCCAGCTTCTCCACGGCTGCGGCGAACGCGGGCTCGCAGCGGAGCAGTTGATGCCCCATCGCGGTCCACTGGGTGCCGTAGCCGGAGAAGACCCAGACCGCGCCGGGCCCGAGCCGGTCGCGGTCGCCGGTGCTGACCCGCGGGTGGGGGCGGCCGGCGGCCAGCGTGCGCAGGGCGGCGGTGAGTCCGTCGCGGTCGTGGGCGACGACGGCCGCGCGGGCGGAGCCTCGCCCGGCGCGCCCGGCGAGCGTCCGCACGACGTCCTGGAGCCGGGTGGCGCTCCCGCCGGGCGTGTCGAACCAGTCGGCGAGCCGGGCGGCGGTGTGCCGGACCCGGGCCGGGTCGGCGTCGCTGAGCTGCAGCATGGTGGCGGCCCCGTGTGCGAGGGGGACGCGCGCGGCGGGCTGAGCGGGGCGCCACTCCTCCAGCACGGCGTGCGCGTTGGTGCCGCCGAAGCCGAAGGCGGAGACTCCGGCGGTCGCGGTCCCGCCGTAGCGCGGCCAGGGCTCGGGTTCGGTGACAACCCGCAGCCGCTGGTCGTCCAGGGCCGGAAAGTCGCAGTGCAACGAGCCGGGGACGATCCCGTGGTGGAGCGCGAGGACCGCTTTGACCAGCCCCACCACCCCGGCGGCCGCCTCCAGATGGCCGAGGTTGCTCTTGACCGAGCCGAGCAGCAGCGGCTGGTCCGGGTGGCGTGTCCGGCCCAGGACGTCGGCCAGCGCGCCCGCCTCGATGGGGTCGCCGAGGGGAGTGCCGGTGCCGTGCGCCTCGACGTAGTCCACGGTCGCCGGATCGAGCCCGGCTCGCGCGTAGGCCGTCTCCAGGAGGGCGCGCTGGGCCGCCGGGCTGGGTGCCATGAGGCCGTTGGAGCGGCCGTCGGAGTTGACGGCGGTGGCCGTGATGAGGGCGAGGATCCGGTCGCCGTCGCGCAGCGCGTCGCTGAGCCGTTTGAGGACCACGACGGCGCAGCCCTCGGCGCGGCCGATGCCGTCGGCGGACCGGGAGAACGGCTTGCACCGGCCGTCGGGTGCCAGGGCCCCGGCGCGGCCGAAGGCGACGGTGACGGCGGGTGACAGCAGCACGTTGGCCCCGGCGGCGAGCGCCGTGTCGCATTCGCCGCCGCGCAGGGCGGTGCACGCCTGGTGGACGGCGACGAGGGAGGAGGAGCACGCGGTGTCGACGGCGACGCTCGGGCCGCGAAGGTCGTACGCATAGCTGATCCTGCCCGCCGAGACCGAGGTGGCGGCCCCGGTGGTGGCCCAGGGGTCGACGGTTGCCGGGTCGGCGCCGGTGAGTTGGCCGTAGTCGTGGGCGCAGACGCCGACGAAGACCCCGGTGGCGGTTCCGGCCAGGGACGCGGCGGGGATGGCGGCGTGGTCGAGGGCCTCCTGGGCGACCTCCAGCAGCATGCGCTGCTGCGGGTCCATGGCGTCGGCCTCGCGCGGGGTGATGCGGAAGTAGGCGGCGTCGAATCCGGTGAGGGTGTCGTCGTCGAGGTAGCCGCCCCAGGGGTTGGCGTCCGGTGGCGCCTGGGCGACGAAGTCCCGCCAGCGTCCTTCGGGTACCCGGCCGATGGCGTCGGTTCCCTCGACGAGCAGCCGCCAGTAGTCACCGGGTCCTCGCACACCGCCGGGGAGCCGGCAGCCGACGCCGACCACGGCGACCGGTTCGTCGTCGGTCCTCTGCCGTGGCTCGCGCACGGCCTGCGGGCTGCCGGGGACCGTGCCGCTGGTGAGCAGGGTGACGAGCGCGTCGACGGTGGGCGTCTCCCACAGCAGCGTCGCGGGCAGTTCCCGGCCGAGTACGCGGGCCAGTTCTCCGGCGAGAGCGACCGCGTCCCGGGAGGACATCCCGAGTTCCACCAGCGGCCGGTCGCCGGCGATGTCCGCGGCGGGGAGCCCGGACCAGTGGGCGACCCGTTCGACGACCAGCCGCCGCAGGTCGGCGGGGCGGTCCGGGTGCGCGCTCATGACGTGCCTCGCTCGGGGAACTCGTAGGAGCCGCTGAGATAGCGGGCGCGGGCCAGTGTGCGGGAGACCTTGCCGCTGGAGGTGCGGGGCACGGTGCCGGGCGGCACGAGCAGCACCGCGGCCAGCCGCAGGCCGTGCCGGGCGGAGACGGCGGCGCGCACCGCGGCGGCGACCTCCTCGGGGTCGCGGGCCTGCGGGGGCAGGCCGCGGGCGTGCTCGGCGACGACCACCGCGGACTCGGCGGCGATGACGGCGCCGGTGACGGGGACGGGGACGGCGAAGGCGGCGAGGCGGTCGGGGCGTATCGCCGGGTGGGCGGCCTGCGCGGTGCCCTCGACGTCCTGCGGGTAGTGGTTGCGGCCGTCCACGATGATCAGGTCCTTCAGGCGGCCGGTGACCAGGAGCTGCCCGTCGAGCATCGTGCCGAGATCGCCGGTGCGCAGCCAGTGGCCGGGCAGGCGCCCCAGCCGGGCGTGGAAGGTCTCACGGGTCTGCCGCTCACTGCCCGCGTAGCCGCGGCCGGTGTTGGGCCCCTGGACCCAGATCTCGCCCACCTCCCCCGTGGGCAGGACGGTCGCGGTGGCCGGGTCGACGATGCGCACCCGCTGGCCGACGGGTTCGCCGCAGGCGGCGAGCAGGACGGCGGCGGGGTCACCGGGTGCGACGGGCAGGGCCTTGCCCGCCGCCAGGGCCTCGCGGTCCAGGGCGTAGCGGCGCAGCGGCTGTCCGGGCCGGTGGGCGCTGACGAAGACGGTGGCCTCGGCGAGCCCGTAGGACGGGCAGTGGACGTCGGCCGGAAGGCCCAGGCCGGCGAAGGCGGCGTGGAAACGGTCGGCGGTCTCCGGTCGCACGGGTTCGCTGCCATTGGCGAGCGCGGCCACCCGGTCCAGCCGGAGGCCCGCCTTGTCCTCGTCGGTGACGACGGCCGCGCAGTAGTCGTACGCGAAGTTCGGCGCCGCGCTGAGGGCGCCCGGGTGGTCGGACAGCAGGCGCAGCCAGCGGGCGGGCCGCTGCAGGAAGGCCACGGGATCCATGAGGACGGACAGCAGACCGCGTACGACGGGGGCGGCGACGCTGAGCACCAGCCCCATGTCGTGGTACAGCGGCAGCCAGCCGACCATGGTGAGGCGGAGCGTGTCGGCGCCGTACGCGGCGAGCGCCTGGCGGGCGTTGGCCACGACGTTGGCGTGCGAGATCTCGACGCCGGCGGGGAACCGGGTGGATCCGGAGGTGTACTGGAGGT is part of the Streptomyces sp. NBC_01262 genome and harbors:
- a CDS encoding PucR family transcriptional regulator — encoded protein: MDPFAVVPHRLADFLRPHLDGIAVEVEREVQLQVPEYARPADDAYVRTIRAGVKQALTLFVDRIADAGRDREHVVHTYQVIGRGESVEGRGLEVLQAALRLGGRAAWRRMMEAADELKLDSGEVAALADAAFTHMHEIMQAATEGHTEDRLRSTGELQRRRKRLLDLLFADPPSSAEAVEDLARSARWPVPQRVAVIAVGGPEREEDERLLLPAGVLADMTAHPARLVIPDPDAPGPSHGRVLAPALQGRPAAVGPTVPLGQIADSLRWAARALSLMRRGILPGEGVIRCADHVSTLILYADEPLVRALSYRVLAPLAGIPVPQRDRLAETLLAWLQSESSVGDTALRLHVHPQTVRYRMRQLEKLFGEALRDSETRFELELALRADVFSGPPREHPRPVPESVRPSTSA
- a CDS encoding Tat pathway signal sequence domain protein; translation: MRRYTASALAATAALTAVALLPASAAWADDAVLTYGSAAGNAVSVGDVLTASLAGGTKATIATSSNGTSGITCTGSALSATVTDNPAAPGTATESATSQTFSGCTSNVLGVTGVRSITVNGLPYTTTAASGGTVTVNPASGGTIQTTVVLSTLLGSITCVYQAPSLAAVSSNSANSLTFTNQAFTKVSGSLLCAGNGYFSATYAPVVDSSVSGAPAVYTN
- a CDS encoding fatty acyl-AMP ligase produces the protein MPAHALPHAPGTSPAAPDHLATLPAHVAHWARRTPGRRAFVFADHPSPGLRGSHRTLTWQRVDVRTRAVAARIADTVAPGERVALLSPQGTEYVIGFLAALTAGTVAVPLFTPDLPGHADRLAGVLADARPSAVLTTSAAAGTVRAFLEAHDLRPRLIVTDLVPDEEAGDRQPPVLDEQATAYLQYTSGSTRFPAGVEISHANVVANARQALAAYGADTLRLTMVGWLPLYHDMGLVLSVAAPVVRGLLSVLMDPVAFLQRPARWLRLLSDHPGALSAAPNFAYDYCAAVVTDEDKAGLRLDRVAALANGSEPVRPETADRFHAAFAGLGLPADVHCPSYGLAEATVFVSAHRPGQPLRRYALDREALAAGKALPVAPGDPAAVLLAACGEPVGQRVRIVDPATATVLPTGEVGEIWVQGPNTGRGYAGSERQTRETFHARLGRLPGHWLRTGDLGTMLDGQLLVTGRLKDLIIVDGRNHYPQDVEGTAQAAHPAIRPDRLAAFAVPVPVTGAVIAAESAVVVAEHARGLPPQARDPEEVAAAVRAAVSARHGLRLAAVLLVPPGTVPRTSSGKVSRTLARARYLSGSYEFPERGTS
- a CDS encoding type I polyketide synthase, producing the protein MSAHPDRPADLRRLVVERVAHWSGLPAADIAGDRPLVELGMSSRDAVALAGELARVLGRELPATLLWETPTVDALVTLLTSGTVPGSPQAVREPRQRTDDEPVAVVGVGCRLPGGVRGPGDYWRLLVEGTDAIGRVPEGRWRDFVAQAPPDANPWGGYLDDDTLTGFDAAYFRITPREADAMDPQQRMLLEVAQEALDHAAIPAASLAGTATGVFVGVCAHDYGQLTGADPATVDPWATTGAATSVSAGRISYAYDLRGPSVAVDTACSSSLVAVHQACTALRGGECDTALAAGANVLLSPAVTVAFGRAGALAPDGRCKPFSRSADGIGRAEGCAVVVLKRLSDALRDGDRILALITATAVNSDGRSNGLMAPSPAAQRALLETAYARAGLDPATVDYVEAHGTGTPLGDPIEAGALADVLGRTRHPDQPLLLGSVKSNLGHLEAAAGVVGLVKAVLALHHGIVPGSLHCDFPALDDQRLRVVTEPEPWPRYGGTATAGVSAFGFGGTNAHAVLEEWRPAQPAARVPLAHGAATMLQLSDADPARVRHTAARLADWFDTPGGSATRLQDVVRTLAGRAGRGSARAAVVAHDRDGLTAALRTLAAGRPHPRVSTGDRDRLGPGAVWVFSGYGTQWTAMGHQLLRCEPAFAAAVEKLEPVLAAGCGISLYELLAACTDDDLRDVETAQPLLYGTQVALAELWRSYGVEPAAVIGHSMGEVAAAVVAGALDPADGARVIAVRSRLLATLRGGSMAVVDLTDDELGDLDRRFPGVHLAVHSSPGQKIVTGEASAVALLVEHFAAHGRTARTMHVQGAGHSPQVEPLLPELTARLSGIRGRTGGAVRVYSTVHDDPTHTCAFDAAHWTANLRRPVRLAGALAAAAADGHTVFIEISPHPVLLHPLAETLPDALHLPTLRRGNAAALTFRSQLAALHAAGHPLPARLLHPHGEVVDVPLPAWRHTRHWWTDAHSGPPDPVPDSVPPPDPGTGAGTVTERLIRHIAAVSGHLPEQLTPDTPLTDLGLDSLMAARLRTAAEREFGVAPALRDLLLAGTVQAAADAITRAPHRDRRERMPYPLRALRPAGDRPPLVLAHAAGGTPDVYRPLAGLLAPGLPVYGLDRAEEADTVAAKARMCAEAIRKAWPDGRYRIGGWSFGGFVAQETARLLAAEFAPPDAVVLIDAVRPLARPPGRTAWDVARAHFEGFATYVSRTYGARLDLPYRELAGLDDRARIDLVLEALRAVADIPPAALEHQRASYLDLRTGEAHTPRPYDGRVILYRATEPAPHTVRDPAYEREDDALGWDELCPDLEIVRIPGHHLSLLDPPHAQAIADHLNRALG
- a CDS encoding alpha/beta hydrolase, with protein sequence MPDRPSVPHLRPSRRTLAKAAALGLAGALTGARRAWAADVTVTQLGPRTYDLGIPSAALGRTAPVRIILPTSYAARPDRTWPVLHLLHGAHDDYNSWTRETDIEAFTANRDLIVAMPDAGPTGIPTRWKTGPDYETFQLQEVPAVLRAGYRASAVQAVAGVSTGGYGAMAHAARHPGTFVAAASYSGIPDTTATNMPMIVEAIVGRESLNPLSLWGEPTLDSATWQDFNPLARASALRGTALYISVGSGSLTGGLATIIALAQVISGGIGALLPGVLESLVAPSTQSFVTALGQLGIPATQHLYQGGGHQWSDWQREFTASWPVLAGALGLQV